AGCACAGCAAACACCACGGCACACCACAAGGAAGGGAAGCAGCTGGCAGGTGCAGTAGCCTCAGCAGGTGCCTGACAAATCAGATCGTCCAGCATCTGCTGCAGTCAGACTTGCTTGTGAGCCCACAGGGGACAGTTCTGGAAATAATTCATGGATACTTTATGGAGAGCTGAAATTTTACAGGACCAGATTATACCAGAGTCAGACATTTGAAGTCACCACCAACAGTGATTCCATTGTTCTGGCCTTCCAGAGAGAGCAAGGTTTCTAGGCTTCTCTACTCAGTAGGcctaattttcaaaaatagtctTACTGGTGGTGAAAGGGCCTCCTTTATTCATCTTGAGCTATGTCAGCAGTGACAAAAAGCTGGCCATGTAAGGAGGCAAGAAATGGTGATGTCAATGGAACATTGACATCAATTCCCAAAGGCTCAAGGCATTGGAATTGGCAGAACAACATGTAAGGATGCCCCTCTTTCATTTTAGGGAGTTCCAATGGGGGGTGTGCAGTGACTTCTCTGATGAGAAACTCAGTGGGCAGTTGTGAAAGTGTTCTGCATTGGATGAGGGTACTCGAAGGTCTAGAATTCTAGCAATATTGCAGGTAGACTCTGAGAGTaaagactttatttattatttttaatttgcacttaCACTTTGGTTGTAGCATTCTGTCCAGCCTATTGTGGAAGCCAAGGAGACAGGATTTCTGGAGTTCACCTTATTATAGCCCTCACCAGGATAAAAATATTACCCAGGACATGAATGGACAATGAAGGCTTTATCTTTCCTGTGGCTCatattttaggtttaaaaagTGAGGATAGCATttaaagaagatggaaaaaaaataagttaaagacaCCTTGGGCAGATAAAGGGGAAATAAACAGCATGACTATGAAATAGGTATGTCTTTTATACTATAATCAAAGCAGGAAATGACTTTCAAACAGATTTCCTTGCAGCCAGGCCCACTAACAAACCAGCAAGCAAAGCATAAGGAGATCTTGCAGATAGGAACATAGCAAAGTCAAAATTGAGCCAGGGAAGATTTGCATCCAGAGGAAGGTATATTGTGGCATGAGACAGTAGTGGGACTTGGAACCTATTCCGGACCTGGAAATGATTGCAGAGATTTTCAGTGTGTGTCCAAGAAGATACTTTGAACTGGAAGAATGctgctccccatcccccagcTCACTATCTTCTTCATAGCTCTCTATGTGCTCACGTCCTTGAGAGCAATTATGCGGAGCAGGTTAAGTTTTGCAGTGTTTGGCAGAGAGTGGGTGCAGGCCAAAGTCTGTCATCAATGGACTTTATTCTCACCTGCCTGGGTATCTGCTGCTTCTGTCTACTGTGGGCCATCAGTGCTGTACAATTTCTGCTCTTCTTTTAACCCTAGCTATGTATTTCAGTACTCATCAATCACCTGGAAATTTACTAATACTCTTACTTTCTGTTTAACCAGAAAGTGTGCGTGCTGTCTTCTACTGTGTCAAAGTCTCTTCCTGTACTGGTCCCATCTTTCTCTAGCTGAGGTGGAGAacattgaggtatgttccttggCTGTTGCTGCattctttgttgatttttgtgtCAATCATCTGTTCAGCTATTAGGAATTACATCAGTTTCACTTAATCACCATGGGACATTTCTCTACAAACAGCACTATGGTTAAGAGACTTaagatattccattgtattttacCATATCTC
The genomic region above belongs to Suricata suricatta isolate VVHF042 chromosome 2, meerkat_22Aug2017_6uvM2_HiC, whole genome shotgun sequence and contains:
- the TAS2R16 gene encoding LOW QUALITY PROTEIN: taste receptor type 2 member 16 (The sequence of the model RefSeq protein was modified relative to this genomic sequence to represent the inferred CDS: inserted 3 bases in 3 codons; deleted 4 bases in 3 codons; substituted 1 base at 1 genomic stop codon), whose amino-acid sequence is MLLPIPQLTIFFIALYVLTSLRAIMRSRLSFAVFGREWVQAKXLSSMDFILTCLGICCFCLLWASVLYNFCSSFNPSYVFQYSSITWKFTNTLTFCLPESVRAVFYCVKVSSCTGPIFLXLRWRTLRYVPWLLLHSLLIFVSIICSAIRNYXQFHLITMGHFSTNSTMVKRLKIFHXYFTISHPMVALVIPFLLFPASTILLMVSLFQHMEQMQKHHSTGHCSSSVKAHTTALRSLAIFLTLFTSYLLTLLISIMRISLDKNSWSWAWEAVICYSLYSLHFTSLMLSIPKLKKVLKIRCWSLETA